In Perognathus longimembris pacificus isolate PPM17 chromosome 3, ASM2315922v1, whole genome shotgun sequence, a single window of DNA contains:
- the LOC125348796 gene encoding olfactory receptor 7A10-like has protein sequence MGSENYTHISEFVLLGISEDPRLQPLLYGLFLSIYLITVLGNLLIILATVSDPRLHTPMYFFLTNLSFVDICFTSTTVPKMLVNIQTHSRAISYADCIAQMYFFIFFIDLDIFLLTVMAYDRFVAICHPLHYTVIMSPRLCVWLVLIFWVINVLYSMLQSLMVLRLSFCTHIEIPHFFCELNQVVHSACSDTFLNDVLMYFATFLLVCCPLSGILCSYSKIVATICKISSAQGKYKAFSTCASHLSVVSLFYGTLLGVYLSSAVTQNPYSTATASVMYTVVTPMLNPFIYSLRNQDLKKALKRLFDMKSLKDQLH, from the coding sequence ATGGGATCAGAGAATTACACACACATTTCAGAGTTTGTACTACTAGGAATTTCAGAAGATCCAAGATTGCAGCCCCTCCTCTACGGGCTCTTCCTGTCCATATACCTGATCACTGTGCTCGGGAATCTGCTCATCatcctggccactgtctctgaccCCCGTCTGCAcacacccatgtacttcttcctcactAACCTGTCCTTCGTGGACATCTGCTTCACCTCCACCACCGTCCCCAAGATGCTGGTAAACATTCAGACCCACAGCCGGGCCATCAGCTATGCAGACTGCATTGCCCAgatgtattttttcattttctttatagacTTGGACATTTTTCTGCTGACagtgatggcctatgaccgcttcgTGGCTATCTGTCACCCTCTGCACTACACAGTCATCATGAGCCCCCGGCTCTGTGTGTGGCTGGTTCTCATCTTCTGGGTCATAAATGTCCTGTATTCTATGTTGCAGAGCCTCATGGTGCTTCGACTTTCCTTCTGTACTCACATAGAGATTCCCCACTTTTTCTGTGAGCTGAACCAGGTGGTCCACAGTGCCTGTTCCGACACCTTCCTTAATGATGTGCTGATGTACTTTGCCACTTTCCTACTGGTTTGCTGTCCCCTCTCTGGCATCCTTTGTTCTTACTCTAAGATTGTGGCCACCATCTGTAAAATCTCATCGGCCCagggcaagtacaaggccttttCCACCTGTGCATCTCACCTCTCCGTGGTCTCCTTGTTTTATGGCACACTCCTGGGTGTGTACCTCAGCTCTGCAGTGACCCAAAACCCATACTCGACAGCCACAGCCTCGGTGATGTACACGGTGGTCACCCCCATGCTGAACCCCTtcatctacagcctgaggaacCAAGACCTCAAGAAGGCGCTGAAAAGACTTTTTGATATGAAATCTCTAAAGGACcaacttcactga
- the LOC125348797 gene encoding olfactory receptor 7A10-like, with amino-acid sequence MGPENDTHLSGFLLLGISEDPRLQPVLFGLFLSMYLITVLGNLLIILAVTSDPHLHTPMYFFLANLSFVDVCFTSTTVPKMLLNIQTHSQAITYEECITQTHFFVLFSGLDIFLLTVMAYDRFVAICHPLHYSVIMNPWLCGWLVLGSWLINITDSLLQSLMVLRLSFCSHLEITHFFCELNQVVHLACSDTFLNDVVIYFGVMLLVCFPLAGILYSYSKIVSSIRAISSAEGKYKAFSTCASHLSVVSLFYCTVLGVYLSSAVTQNSHSIAIASVMYSVVTPMLNPFIYSLRNKDIKSALKRLYI; translated from the coding sequence ATGGGACCAGAGAATGACACGCATCTTTCAGGCTTTCTACTTTTGGGGATTTCAGAGGACCCCAGGTTGCAGCCTGTTCTCTTCGGGCTGTTTCTATCCATGTATCTGATCACTGTGCTCGGGAATCTGCTCATCATCCTGGCCGTCACCTCTGacccccacctccacacccccatgtacttcttcctcgcTAACCTGTCCTTCGTGGACGTCTGCTTCACCTCCACCACTGTCCCCAAGATGCTGCTCAACATCCAGACCCACAGCCAAGCCATCACGTATGAAGAATGTATCACCCAGACACACTTTTTTGTCCTCTTTTCAGGGCTGGACATCTTTCTGCTGACggtgatggcctatgaccgcttcgTGGCCATCTGCCATCCCCTGCATTACTCCGTCATCATGAACCCCTGGCTCTGTGGCTGGCTGGTGCTGGGGTCGTGGCTCATCAACATCACAGATTCTCTTTTACAAAGCTTGATGGTGTTGAGGCTGTCCTTTTGCTCACACTTGGAAATCACGCACTTCTTCTGTGAACTGAACCAGGTGGTCCACCTTGCCTGTTCTGACACCTTCCTCAATGACGTGGTGATCTATTTTGGTGTCATGTTGCTAGTGTGCTTTCCCCTGGCCGGCATCCTTTATTCATATTCCAAGATAGTTTCTTCTATTCGTGCAATCTCATCTGCCGAGGGGAAGTACAAAGCGTTCTCCACCTGTGCATCTCACCTCTCCGTGGTCTCTTTATTTTACTGCACGGTCCTGGGTGTGTATCTTAGTTCTGCGGTGACTCAAAATTCGCACTCCATTGCCATAGCCTCGGTGATGTACAGCGTGGTCACCCCCATGCTGAACCCCTtcatctacagcctgaggaacaaAGACATCAAGAGTGCACTGAAAAGACTTTATATCTGA
- the LOC125348798 gene encoding olfactory receptor 7A5-like, whose protein sequence is MNDTQISEFILRGFSEDPRVQLILFGLFLSMYLVAVLGNLLIILAVSSDPHLHTPMYFFLSVLSLDDVCFTSTTVPKMLFNIQTHSRAISYVGCIVQMYFFLIFAGLDNFLLAVMAYDRFVAICHPLHYTVIMNPRFCVLLVLGSLMVNVLYSTMQSVMVLQLSFCVPCEIPHFFCELNQVVHSACSDTFLDDMSIYLAAFLLGGTTFIGILYSYSKIVSSIRAMSSARGKYKAFSTCASHLSVVSLFYGTVLGVYLSSAVTRNSHSIARASVMYTVVTPMLNPFIYSLRNKDLKRALGQLLEKEQRKVPVLLR, encoded by the coding sequence ATGAATGACACTCAGATTTCAGAGTTTATACTCCGAGGATTTTCAGAAGACCCCAGAGTGCAGCTCATCCTCTTCGGGCTCTTCCTGTCCATGTACCTGGTCGCTGTGCTGGGAAATCTGCTCATCATCCTGGCTGTCAGCTCTGACCCCCACCTgcacacccccatgtacttcttcctctctgtcctctcctTGGATGATGTCTGCTTCACCTCTACCACCGTCCCCAAGATGCTGTTCAACATCCAGACCCACAGCCGGGCCATCAGCTATGTGGGCTGCATAGTCCAGAtgtattttttcttgatttttgcagGGTTGGACAATTTCCTGTTGGCggtgatggcctatgaccgcttcgTGGCCATCTGTCACCCCCTGCACTACACGGTCATCATGAATCCCCGGTTCTGTGTGTTGCTGGTGCTGGGGTCTTTGATGGTGAATGTTCTGTATTCCACCATGCAAAGTGTAATGGTGCTGCAGCTGTCCTTCTGTGTCCCCTGTGAAATCCCCCACTTCTTCTGTGAACTCAACCAGGTGGTCCACAGCGCCTGCTCTGACACCTTTCTCGATGACATGTCCATATATTTGGCAGCTTTCTTGCTGGGTGGCACTACTTTTATTGGCATTCTGTATTCTTACTCCAAGATCGTGTCCTCCATCCGGGCCATGTCCTCAGCTCggggcaagtacaaggccttttCCACCTGTGCGTCTCACCTCTCTGTGGTCTCCTTGTTTTATGGGACAGTCCTGGGTGTGTACCTCAGCTCTGCGGTGACCCGAAACTCACACTCCATTGCCAGAGCCTCGGTGATGTACACGGTGGTCACCCCCATGCTGAACCCCTtcatctacagcctgaggaacaaAGACCTCAAGAGGGCGCTGGGACAGCTTCTtgagaaagagcaaaggaaagtGCCAGTTCTCCTGAGGTGA